The Burkholderia ambifaria AMMD genome has a segment encoding these proteins:
- a CDS encoding extracellular catalytic domain type 1 short-chain-length polyhydroxyalkanoate depolymerase, translating into MTKSLTKVWLGGVKRMLSPAAKRGARDAQRIARDTLEAAASSAATDLSPPRESRVRPRAAAWAAGEWTRGEHPMAPALGRLVQQLAYGLYVPPGRRRGAMPLVVMLHGCQQSVDEFAQGTRMNLLADKHGFAVLYPEQSQRAHAHGCWHWYEDTDRAGRGEADTVASLIDALVDEHGFDASRVYVAGLSAGAGLAALLALHHPDHFAAVALHSGPALGEANSGISAMDVMRRGLRENPAAVLDALIDASAYPGMPALIVQGDADHVVAPKNADQLTVQFMRLNGLADSRGALRGGDRVETREAGAHITDVRRDGEPVVRLCHVKGLDHAWAGGDEAVPFHAAVGPDASAMIWSFFEQNRRTVATERRTV; encoded by the coding sequence ATGACCAAAAGTCTGACGAAGGTATGGCTGGGGGGCGTGAAACGCATGCTGTCCCCGGCTGCCAAACGTGGGGCGCGCGATGCACAGCGGATCGCGCGCGATACGCTCGAGGCCGCGGCCTCGAGCGCCGCTACCGATCTGTCCCCGCCGCGCGAGTCGCGCGTGCGGCCGCGCGCGGCTGCATGGGCGGCAGGCGAGTGGACGCGTGGCGAGCATCCAATGGCGCCCGCGCTCGGCCGCCTCGTCCAGCAGCTCGCATACGGGCTTTATGTCCCGCCCGGCCGGCGGCGCGGCGCGATGCCGCTCGTCGTGATGCTGCACGGTTGCCAGCAATCGGTCGACGAGTTTGCGCAGGGCACGCGAATGAACCTGCTGGCCGACAAGCACGGCTTCGCCGTGCTGTATCCGGAGCAGTCGCAGCGTGCGCACGCGCACGGCTGCTGGCACTGGTATGAGGATACCGATCGCGCGGGTCGTGGCGAAGCGGATACGGTCGCGTCGCTGATTGATGCGTTGGTTGACGAGCACGGTTTCGACGCATCGCGCGTCTACGTCGCGGGGTTGTCGGCCGGCGCGGGGCTGGCGGCGCTGCTCGCACTGCACCATCCGGATCACTTCGCGGCGGTCGCGCTGCACTCGGGCCCCGCCCTCGGCGAGGCGAATTCCGGCATCAGTGCGATGGACGTGATGCGGCGCGGGCTGCGGGAGAACCCGGCGGCCGTGCTCGATGCGCTGATCGACGCCAGTGCGTATCCGGGCATGCCCGCGCTGATCGTGCAGGGTGACGCCGACCATGTCGTCGCGCCGAAGAATGCGGACCAGCTCACGGTGCAGTTCATGCGCCTGAACGGGCTCGCGGATAGCCGCGGCGCACTGCGCGGCGGCGATCGCGTGGAGACGCGCGAGGCGGGCGCGCACATCACCGACGTGCGCCGCGACGGGGAGCCGGTCGTGCGGCTTTGCCACGTCAAGGGGCTCGATCATGCGTGGGCCGGCGGCGACGAAGCCGTACCGTTTCATGCGGCGGTTGGCCCCGATGCGAGCGCGATGATCTGGTCCTTTTTCGAACAGAATCGTCGCACTGTGGCGACCGAACGACGCACCGTCTGA
- a CDS encoding DUF3563 family protein, with amino-acid sequence MYLLSHLFLMLTKNAEKAAKERADAYLSEATDIYDLEFRMRKIDREAAMNRPFSFGSR; translated from the coding sequence ATGTACCTGCTGAGCCACCTCTTCCTGATGCTGACCAAGAACGCTGAAAAGGCCGCAAAAGAGCGCGCCGACGCGTACCTGTCCGAAGCCACCGACATCTATGACCTCGAATTCCGCATGCGCAAGATCGATCGCGAAGCGGCGATGAACCGTCCGTTCTCGTTCGGCTCGCGTTAA
- a CDS encoding organic hydroperoxide resistance protein, translated as MNILYKTSATSTGGRDGRAVSADNKLEVKLAAPRELGGTGAEGTNPEQLFAAGYSACFLSAMKFVAGQNKQTLPADTQVTAEVGIGPNDAGGFGLDIELRVSLPGLDKADAQALVDKAHHVCPYSNATRNNVPVRLTVV; from the coding sequence ATGAACATTCTGTACAAGACCAGCGCCACGAGCACGGGCGGCCGCGACGGCCGCGCGGTTTCCGCCGACAACAAGCTGGAAGTGAAGCTGGCCGCGCCGCGTGAACTCGGCGGCACGGGTGCGGAAGGCACGAACCCGGAGCAGCTGTTTGCCGCAGGTTACTCGGCCTGTTTCCTGAGCGCGATGAAATTCGTCGCCGGCCAGAACAAGCAGACGCTGCCGGCCGACACGCAAGTCACCGCGGAAGTGGGCATCGGCCCGAACGACGCGGGCGGCTTCGGGCTCGACATCGAATTGCGCGTGTCGCTGCCGGGGCTCGACAAGGCCGACGCGCAGGCGCTGGTCGACAAGGCGCACCACGTGTGCCCGTACTCGAACGCGACCCGCAACAACGTGCCGGTGCGCCTGACGGTGGTCTAA
- a CDS encoding MarR family winged helix-turn-helix transcriptional regulator produces MDRLPPLPQTLDDQLCFALYSTSHAMTKAYKPLLDKLSLTYPQYLAMLVLWERDDIAVKDIAARLDLDPATVTPLLKRLEALGYVERVRSATDERVVNVRVTAEGRALKVKARSVPGDLFCAMQQTPEFLVRLRADLQQLRDALAAANEG; encoded by the coding sequence ATGGACCGCCTCCCCCCCCTGCCCCAGACGCTCGACGACCAACTCTGCTTCGCGCTCTACTCGACTTCGCATGCGATGACGAAGGCGTACAAGCCATTGCTCGACAAGCTGTCGCTGACCTATCCCCAATATCTGGCCATGCTCGTGCTGTGGGAACGGGACGACATCGCGGTGAAGGACATCGCCGCCCGCCTCGACCTCGACCCGGCCACCGTCACGCCGCTGCTGAAGCGGCTCGAGGCGCTCGGCTACGTCGAGCGCGTGCGCAGCGCGACGGACGAGCGCGTCGTGAACGTGCGCGTGACCGCGGAAGGCCGCGCGCTGAAGGTCAAGGCGCGCTCGGTGCCCGGCGATCTCTTTTGCGCGATGCAGCAAACCCCCGAGTTTCTGGTCAGGCTGCGCGCGGATCTCCAGCAGCTGCGCGACGCGCTGGCGGCCGCCAACGAAGGCTGA
- a CDS encoding BPSS1780 family membrane protein yields MQLIEVPAKAGYVWFRQGIWLFRRNPLAFITLFFTYLLAITLVSMVPVIGAALPLLFIPGIAVGFMAACRDTVAGKPVMPTILIDGFRSYGSATTQRLLVLGLVYVALMVAVFAASSIVDGGGLLHMMLGATNDTSPTPEALAAQGTVGALLLATLLYAPVAMLFWFAPVLTAWHDIPPAKALFFSVVSCWRNRGAFVVYGLLWFGVALGSSFGLSLLLQALGAGAYVLTIMMPVTIIIVTMMYCSFYATYRGCFGVQEPGAPTPTTGR; encoded by the coding sequence ATGCAACTGATCGAAGTACCCGCGAAAGCGGGCTATGTCTGGTTCCGTCAAGGCATCTGGCTGTTCCGCCGGAACCCCCTCGCGTTCATCACGCTGTTTTTCACGTACCTGCTGGCCATCACGCTGGTGTCGATGGTGCCGGTGATCGGCGCGGCGCTGCCGCTGCTGTTCATCCCCGGCATCGCCGTCGGCTTCATGGCCGCGTGCCGCGACACGGTCGCCGGCAAGCCGGTGATGCCGACGATCCTCATCGACGGCTTCCGCTCGTATGGCTCCGCGACGACGCAGCGGCTGCTCGTCCTCGGCCTGGTCTATGTCGCGCTGATGGTGGCGGTGTTCGCCGCGTCGTCCATCGTGGACGGCGGCGGCCTGCTCCACATGATGCTGGGCGCGACGAACGACACGAGTCCGACGCCGGAAGCGCTTGCCGCGCAGGGCACGGTCGGCGCGCTGCTGCTCGCGACGCTGCTCTACGCGCCCGTCGCGATGCTGTTCTGGTTCGCGCCGGTGCTCACCGCGTGGCACGACATCCCGCCCGCCAAGGCGCTGTTCTTCAGCGTCGTCAGCTGCTGGCGCAATCGCGGCGCATTCGTCGTATACGGGCTGCTGTGGTTCGGCGTCGCGCTCGGCTCGTCGTTCGGCCTGTCGCTGCTGCTGCAGGCGCTCGGCGCCGGCGCCTATGTGCTGACGATCATGATGCCGGTGACGATCATCATCGTCACGATGATGTACTGCTCGTTCTACGCGACCTATCGCGGCTGCTTCGGCGTGCAGGAACCGGGCGCCCCGACGCCCACGACCGGCCGCTGA
- a CDS encoding homoserine kinase: protein MAVFTAVSDSDLAQWMRHYELGDVLAFRGIPSGIENSNFFLTTTRGEYVLTIFEKLTAEQLPFYLDLMRHLASHGVPVPDPIPRDDGALFGLLHGKPAAIVTKLDGAAELAPGIEHCIEVGQMLARLHLAGRDYARYQPNLRSLPWWRENVPAIVPFVSDAQRTLLEGELAHQAAFFASDDYAALPSGPCHCDLFRDNVLFAHAAPGTGHDVRLGGFFDFYFAGCDKWLFDVAVTVNDWCVDLATGVLDVARADALLRAYQTVRPFTAPERRHWSDMLRAGAYRFWVSRLYDFYLPRAAEMLKPHDPGHFERILRERIANTPALPETHTACN from the coding sequence ATGGCCGTTTTCACCGCTGTTTCCGACTCCGATCTCGCGCAATGGATGCGCCACTACGAACTGGGCGACGTGCTGGCGTTCCGCGGCATTCCGTCCGGTATCGAAAACAGCAACTTCTTCCTGACGACGACGCGCGGCGAGTACGTCCTGACGATCTTCGAAAAGCTGACGGCCGAACAGCTGCCGTTCTACCTCGACCTGATGCGCCATCTGGCGAGCCACGGCGTGCCGGTGCCGGATCCGATCCCGCGCGACGACGGCGCGCTGTTCGGTCTGCTGCACGGCAAGCCGGCCGCGATCGTCACGAAGCTCGACGGCGCCGCCGAACTCGCGCCGGGGATCGAACACTGTATCGAGGTCGGACAGATGCTCGCGCGCCTGCACCTGGCGGGGCGCGACTATGCGCGCTACCAGCCGAACCTGCGCAGCCTGCCGTGGTGGCGGGAAAACGTCCCGGCGATCGTTCCGTTCGTTTCCGACGCGCAACGCACGCTGCTCGAGGGCGAACTCGCGCACCAGGCCGCGTTCTTCGCGTCCGACGACTATGCGGCGCTGCCGAGCGGCCCATGCCACTGCGACCTGTTCCGCGACAACGTGCTGTTCGCGCACGCGGCGCCCGGCACCGGTCATGACGTACGGCTCGGCGGCTTCTTCGATTTCTATTTCGCGGGCTGCGACAAATGGCTGTTCGACGTCGCGGTGACCGTCAACGACTGGTGCGTCGACCTCGCGACGGGCGTGCTCGACGTCGCGCGCGCGGACGCGCTGCTGCGTGCGTACCAGACGGTCCGGCCGTTCACGGCCCCGGAGCGCCGCCACTGGAGCGACATGCTGCGCGCGGGCGCGTACCGCTTCTGGGTGTCGCGCCTGTACGACTTCTACCTGCCGCGCGCGGCCGAAATGCTCAAACCGCACGACCCCGGTCATTTCGAACGCATCCTGCGTGAGCGTATCGCCAACACGCCCGCGCTTCCCGAGACCCATACCGCATGCAACTGA
- a CDS encoding AMP nucleosidase, protein MKNDLSRRHRMLMPESPPVEAFDDSVAAVARLSAIYDTNTGFLRDAFARYRRHEPITEHVRACYPFVRIRTEVNTHVDSRRSYGFVAGPGVFETTVTRPDLFANYYREQLRLLAKNHHVKIEIGVSSQPIPVHFAFPEGIHLEGELDRDRLLAMRDIFDTPDLSYLDDRIVNGTFEPQHGEPHPLALFTAARVDFSLHRLRHYTATSPTHFQNYVLYTNYQFYIDEFVRLGRTMMTESDDPEVREYRSQYSAFVEPGDVVTYNANLGSEPVEGVAPPRLPQMPAYHLKRADGSGITMVNIGVGPSNAKTITDHIAVLRPHAWVMLGHCAGLRNTQRLGDYVLAHGYVREDHVLDADLPLWVPIPALAEVQLALERGVAEVTRLEGAELKRVMRTGTVASVDNRNWELRDHREPVQRLSQSRAIALDMESATIAANGFRFRVPYGTLLCVSDKPLHGELKLPGMADTFYRGQVDQHLQIGVKAMEILRTNGLDKLHSRKLRSFAEVAFQ, encoded by the coding sequence ATGAAGAACGATTTGAGCCGCCGGCACCGGATGCTAATGCCCGAGAGCCCGCCTGTCGAAGCATTCGACGATTCCGTCGCCGCCGTCGCGCGGCTGTCGGCCATCTACGACACCAATACGGGCTTCCTGCGCGACGCGTTCGCGCGTTATCGCCGCCACGAACCGATCACCGAGCACGTGCGCGCGTGCTATCCGTTCGTGCGGATTCGTACCGAGGTCAACACCCACGTCGATTCGCGCCGCTCGTACGGCTTCGTCGCGGGCCCGGGCGTGTTCGAGACGACGGTCACGCGTCCGGACCTGTTCGCGAATTACTATCGCGAGCAGTTGCGCCTGTTGGCGAAGAACCACCATGTGAAGATCGAGATCGGCGTGTCGTCGCAGCCGATCCCGGTTCACTTCGCGTTCCCCGAAGGCATCCATCTCGAAGGCGAACTCGACCGCGACCGCCTGCTCGCGATGCGCGACATCTTCGATACGCCCGACCTGTCGTACCTCGACGACCGCATCGTCAACGGCACGTTCGAGCCGCAGCACGGCGAGCCGCATCCGCTCGCGCTGTTCACGGCCGCGCGCGTCGACTTCTCGCTGCACCGGCTGCGTCACTACACGGCCACGTCGCCCACGCACTTCCAGAACTACGTGCTGTACACGAACTACCAGTTCTACATCGACGAATTCGTGAGGCTCGGCCGTACGATGATGACGGAGAGCGACGATCCCGAAGTGCGCGAGTACCGCAGCCAGTACAGCGCGTTCGTCGAGCCGGGCGATGTCGTCACGTACAACGCGAACCTCGGCAGCGAGCCGGTCGAGGGCGTCGCGCCGCCGCGGCTGCCGCAGATGCCCGCGTATCACCTGAAGCGCGCGGACGGCAGCGGGATCACGATGGTCAACATCGGCGTCGGTCCGTCGAACGCGAAGACGATCACCGATCACATCGCGGTGCTGCGTCCGCATGCGTGGGTGATGCTCGGCCACTGCGCGGGCCTGCGCAACACGCAGCGCCTCGGCGATTATGTGCTCGCCCACGGTTACGTGCGCGAGGATCACGTGCTGGATGCCGACCTGCCGCTGTGGGTGCCGATCCCGGCGCTCGCCGAAGTGCAGCTCGCGCTCGAGCGCGGGGTGGCCGAGGTCACCCGGCTCGAGGGCGCCGAACTGAAGCGCGTGATGCGCACGGGGACGGTCGCGAGCGTCGACAACCGCAACTGGGAGTTGCGCGATCACCGCGAGCCCGTGCAGCGGTTGTCGCAGAGCCGCGCGATCGCGCTCGACATGGAAAGCGCGACGATCGCCGCGAACGGTTTCCGCTTCCGCGTGCCGTACGGCACGCTGCTGTGCGTGTCGGACAAGCCGCTGCACGGCGAGCTGAAGCTGCCGGGCATGGCCGACACGTTCTATCGCGGGCAGGTCGACCAGCATCTGCAGATCGGCGTGAAGGCGATGGAGATCCTGCGCACGAACGGGCTCGACAAGCTGCATAGCCGCAAGCTGCGGAGTTTTGCGGAAGTGGCGTTCCAGTAA
- a CDS encoding RICIN domain-containing protein has protein sequence MSDVVIEFTSDTSRCIGVPTDSTTTGLVGENAPAQLRYLTDPLVQIVWDFKPALGCFVLDFSEVPGEPKLALDFKDGRVAAETPLVLRKYTGAISQRWSLTMRPGYITSIANPNLVIDDHYDSTQANNVIWAFPFNKTQAQQWTLRRVLESVAAKVPRYA, from the coding sequence ATGAGCGATGTGGTAATTGAATTCACTTCGGACACAAGCCGCTGTATCGGTGTTCCGACCGACAGTACCACCACCGGCTTGGTAGGCGAAAACGCACCGGCACAGCTCCGCTATTTGACCGACCCGTTGGTGCAAATCGTATGGGATTTTAAGCCCGCCCTAGGGTGCTTTGTCCTGGACTTCAGCGAAGTTCCAGGCGAGCCGAAGCTGGCGCTCGATTTTAAGGATGGAAGGGTCGCAGCCGAGACGCCACTCGTCTTGAGAAAATACACCGGTGCGATATCTCAGCGGTGGAGCCTTACCATGCGCCCGGGATATATCACGTCGATCGCAAACCCGAATCTCGTGATTGACGACCATTACGACAGTACGCAAGCCAACAACGTCATTTGGGCGTTTCCCTTTAACAAGACACAAGCGCAGCAATGGACGCTGCGTCGGGTATTGGAATCAGTAGCCGCCAAAGTGCCTCGATACGCGTAA
- a CDS encoding TIGR00730 family Rossman fold protein: MNKRKVIPSLRSLADQERATAKKARASWQMFTIMAEFIEATEYLSEIRPAVSIYGSARLKPDTPHYKLAVQIARKLSDAGFAVISGGGPGIMEAANKGAHAGKAPSVGLNIELPHEQAGNHFQDISLRFRHFFTRKVTFVKNSDAVIVMPGGFGTLDELSEVLTLIQTKKSRLVPIILVGSAFWQGLLQWFRDQLIPMGLINPEDMNLMQVIDDPDQVLDAVLAFYEDSGEEEGSDGDGQPPRPEEDRMFYL, translated from the coding sequence ATGAACAAGAGAAAAGTGATTCCGAGTCTGCGTTCGCTCGCAGATCAAGAACGCGCGACGGCCAAGAAGGCGCGCGCATCGTGGCAGATGTTCACGATTATGGCAGAGTTTATCGAGGCGACCGAGTACCTGTCGGAGATCCGCCCGGCTGTCAGCATCTACGGTTCTGCCCGTCTCAAACCCGACACGCCGCACTACAAGCTCGCGGTGCAGATCGCGCGCAAGCTGTCCGACGCCGGCTTCGCGGTGATCTCCGGCGGCGGCCCAGGCATCATGGAAGCGGCGAACAAAGGCGCGCACGCCGGCAAGGCGCCGTCGGTCGGCCTGAACATCGAGCTGCCGCACGAGCAGGCGGGCAACCACTTCCAGGACATCTCGCTGCGCTTCCGTCATTTCTTCACGCGCAAGGTCACGTTCGTGAAGAACTCCGACGCGGTGATCGTGATGCCGGGCGGCTTCGGCACGCTCGACGAGCTGTCCGAAGTGCTCACGCTGATCCAGACGAAGAAGTCGCGCCTCGTGCCGATCATTCTGGTCGGCAGCGCGTTCTGGCAGGGGCTGCTGCAATGGTTCCGCGACCAGCTGATTCCGATGGGCCTCATCAATCCGGAAGACATGAATCTGATGCAGGTGATCGACGACCCTGACCAGGTGCTCGACGCCGTGCTCGCGTTCTACGAGGACAGCGGCGAGGAAGAAGGCTCGGACGGCGACGGCCAGCCGCCGCGGCCTGAAGAAGACCGCATGTTCTATCTGTAA
- the polA gene encoding DNA polymerase I: protein MPEERNLEGKTLLLVDGSSYLYRAYHAMPDLRGPGGEPTGALYGIINMLRRMRKEVSAEYSACVFDAKGKTFRDDLYADYKANRPSMPPDLALQVEPIHGAVRALGWPLLMVEGVEADDVIGTLAREAERHGMNVIVSTGDKDLAQLVSDRVTLVNTMTNETLDRDGVIAKFGVPPERIIDYLALIGDTVDNVPGVEKCGPKTAVKWLSQYDSLDGVIEHAGEIKGVVGDNLRRALDFLPLGRTLVTVETACDLAPHLESIEASLKTDGEARHLLRDIFARYGFKTWLREVESAPAEGGGADAPEGDPAPVIAADIVREYDTIQTWAQFDAWFAKIDAAALTAFDTETTALDPMTARLVGLSFSIEPGKAAYLPVAHRGPDLPEQLPIDDVLARLRPWLESADRKKVGQHLKYDAQVLANYGIALNGIEHDTLLESYVLESHRTHDMDSLALRHLGVKTIKYEDVAGKGAKQIGFDEVALEQAAAYAAEDADITLQLHQALYPQVAREAGLERVYRDIEMPVSLVLRKMERTGVLIDDALLQAQSTEIATRLIELEGQAYELAGGEFNLGSPKQIGQIFFEKLQLPVVKKTPSGAPSTDEEVLQKLAEDYPLPKLLLEHRGLSKLKSTYTDKLPRMVNPATGRVHTNYAQAVAVTGRLASNDPNLQNIPVRTAEGRRIREAFIASPGHRIVSADYSQIELRIMAHISGDASLLRAFAQGEDIHRATAAEVFGVTPLEVNSDQRRIAKVINFGLIYGMSAFGLASNLGITRDAAKLYIDRYFTRYPGVAQYMEDTRTAAKDKGYVETVFGRRLWLPEINGGNGPRRQAAERAAINAPMQGTAADLIKLSMIAVDDWLTRDQLASRMIMQVHDELVLEVPDDELSLVREKLPEMMCGVAKLKVPLVAEVGAGANWEEAH, encoded by the coding sequence ATGCCTGAAGAACGAAATCTGGAAGGTAAGACCCTGCTATTGGTTGACGGTTCGAGCTATCTGTATCGGGCTTACCATGCGATGCCTGATCTGCGTGGCCCTGGCGGGGAGCCGACCGGAGCGCTCTACGGAATCATCAACATGCTGCGCCGTATGCGCAAGGAAGTCAGTGCAGAGTATAGCGCTTGCGTGTTCGATGCAAAGGGCAAGACGTTCCGCGACGACCTTTATGCCGACTATAAGGCAAACCGTCCGTCGATGCCGCCTGATCTCGCGTTGCAGGTCGAGCCGATCCACGGCGCGGTGCGCGCGCTCGGCTGGCCGCTGCTGATGGTCGAGGGTGTCGAAGCCGACGACGTGATCGGCACGCTCGCGCGCGAAGCCGAGCGGCACGGGATGAACGTGATCGTGTCGACCGGCGACAAGGATCTCGCGCAGCTCGTGTCCGACCGCGTCACGCTCGTCAACACGATGACCAACGAGACGCTCGACCGCGACGGCGTGATCGCGAAGTTCGGCGTGCCGCCCGAGCGGATCATCGACTACCTCGCGCTGATCGGCGACACCGTCGACAACGTGCCGGGCGTCGAGAAGTGCGGGCCGAAGACGGCCGTGAAGTGGCTGTCGCAATACGACAGCCTCGACGGCGTGATCGAACACGCGGGCGAGATCAAGGGCGTGGTCGGCGACAACCTGCGCCGCGCGCTCGACTTCCTGCCGCTCGGCCGCACGCTCGTGACCGTCGAGACGGCCTGCGATCTCGCGCCGCATCTCGAATCGATCGAGGCGTCGCTGAAGACGGACGGCGAAGCACGCCACCTGCTGCGCGACATCTTCGCGCGCTACGGCTTCAAGACGTGGTTGCGCGAAGTCGAGAGCGCGCCCGCCGAAGGCGGCGGCGCCGATGCACCGGAGGGCGACCCTGCGCCGGTGATCGCGGCGGACATCGTCCGCGAATACGACACGATCCAGACCTGGGCGCAATTCGACGCGTGGTTCGCGAAGATCGATGCGGCCGCACTCACCGCGTTCGACACCGAAACCACCGCGCTCGACCCGATGACCGCCCGCCTCGTCGGCCTGTCGTTCTCGATCGAGCCGGGCAAGGCCGCGTATCTTCCGGTCGCGCATCGCGGCCCCGACCTGCCCGAGCAACTGCCGATCGACGACGTGCTCGCGCGCCTGAGGCCGTGGCTCGAATCGGCCGATCGCAAGAAGGTCGGCCAGCACCTGAAGTACGACGCGCAGGTGCTCGCGAACTACGGCATCGCGCTGAACGGCATCGAGCACGACACGCTGCTCGAATCGTACGTGCTCGAATCGCACCGCACGCACGACATGGACAGCCTCGCGCTGCGTCATCTGGGCGTCAAGACGATCAAGTACGAGGACGTGGCCGGCAAGGGCGCGAAGCAGATCGGTTTCGACGAAGTGGCGCTCGAGCAGGCCGCCGCGTACGCGGCCGAAGATGCGGACATCACGCTGCAGCTTCACCAGGCGCTGTATCCGCAAGTCGCGCGTGAAGCGGGCCTCGAGCGCGTGTATCGCGACATCGAGATGCCGGTATCGCTCGTGCTGCGCAAGATGGAGCGCACCGGCGTGCTGATCGATGACGCGCTTCTGCAGGCGCAAAGCACCGAGATCGCGACGCGCCTCATCGAGCTCGAAGGGCAGGCGTACGAACTGGCCGGCGGCGAGTTCAATCTCGGTTCGCCGAAGCAGATCGGGCAGATCTTCTTCGAGAAGCTGCAGTTGCCGGTCGTAAAGAAAACGCCGAGCGGCGCACCGTCGACCGACGAAGAAGTGTTGCAGAAGCTGGCCGAGGATTACCCGCTGCCGAAGCTGCTGCTCGAGCATCGCGGGCTGTCGAAGCTGAAGTCGACCTACACCGACAAGCTGCCGCGCATGGTGAATCCGGCAACGGGTCGCGTGCACACGAACTATGCGCAGGCCGTCGCGGTCACGGGCCGGCTCGCATCGAACGATCCCAATCTTCAGAACATTCCGGTGCGCACGGCCGAAGGCCGGCGGATCCGCGAAGCGTTCATCGCATCGCCCGGCCACCGGATCGTGTCGGCCGACTATTCGCAGATCGAACTGCGGATCATGGCCCACATCTCCGGCGACGCGTCGCTCTTGCGCGCGTTCGCGCAAGGCGAGGACATCCACCGCGCAACTGCTGCCGAAGTGTTCGGCGTGACGCCGCTGGAGGTCAACTCCGACCAGCGCCGGATCGCGAAGGTCATCAACTTCGGGCTCATCTACGGGATGAGCGCGTTCGGCCTCGCGTCGAACCTCGGCATCACGCGCGATGCGGCGAAGCTCTATATCGACCGCTACTTCACGCGCTACCCGGGCGTGGCGCAGTACATGGAAGACACGCGCACGGCGGCGAAGGACAAGGGCTACGTCGAAACCGTTTTCGGCCGTCGCCTGTGGCTGCCGGAGATCAACGGCGGCAACGGCCCGCGCCGTCAGGCTGCCGAGCGCGCGGCCATCAATGCACCGATGCAGGGCACGGCGGCTGACCTGATCAAGCTCTCGATGATCGCGGTGGACGACTGGCTCACGCGCGACCAGCTCGCGTCGCGAATGATCATGCAGGTGCACGATGAACTGGTGCTCGAGGTGCCCGACGACGAACTGTCGCTCGTGCGCGAGAAACTACCGGAAATGATGTGCGGTGTGGCGAAGCTGAAGGTGCCGCTGGTCGCCGAAGTGGGCGCCGGCGCGAACTGGGAAGAGGCACACTGA